GAATTCGCCATCTTCGATCTGGCCCGCCACATGATGCAGGACCTCGGTGTCGCCATAGGCCTTTACGAGATTGTCGAGAGTGATGGATGCCATGGTCTTGTGCCTATTTGTCGGTCTCTGTCAGGCCCTGAACAAAGAGCTTTTGCATTGCGACCACCACGAAGACCGGCGGCAGCATCGCCAGCAGCGCGGTCATCATGATGATGTTCCATTGCGGGGACTGTTCCGCCGCCTCAAGCATTTGCTTGATGCTCATCACGATGGTGGTCATGTCGGTGTCAGTGGTAATCAGCAGCGGCCACAGATACTGGTTCCAGCCATAGATGAAGAGGATCACGAACAGCGCCGCGATATTGGTGCGCGACAGCGGGATCAGGATATCCCAGAAAAAGCGCAGCGGCCCGGCCCCGTCGATGCGCGCGCTTTCCAGCATCTCGTCGGGGATGGTCAGAAACACCTGGCGGAACATGAACGTTGCCGTGGCCGAGGCAATCAGCGGGATCGACAGGCCCCAATAGCTGTTGAGCATGCCCAGATCGGCCACCACTTCGAACGTGGGCAGGATGCGCACCTCGACCGGCAGCATCAGGGTGACGAAGATCAGCCAGAAAAAGAACATGCGGAAGGGAAACTTGAAATAGACGATGGCAAAGGCCGAAATCAGCGAGATCGCGATCTTGCCCAAGGCGATCATCATCGCCATGGCCAGGCTGTTGAGCAGCATCCGCCAGACCGGTGCGGTCTCGGTCCCGCTCAGGCCAGAGCCAAACAGGGTCTGAGTGAAATTCTCCCAGAAATGGGTGCCCGGCAGCATCGGGATCGGCGCCTGTGTCATGCGCACCGCGTCATGGGTGGCGGCGACAAAGGTGATCCAGATCGGCAGCGCGACGATGACGATGCCAAGGATCAGAACCAGATGGGTGATGACATTCAGGATGGGGCGATTTTCGACCATCAGTATTCCACCTTGCGTTCGATAAAGCGGAACTGGACCACGGTCATGGCAATGACCAGGATCATCAGGATCACCGATTGTGCCGCCGAACCGCCCAGATCGAGGCCGACAAAGCCGTCGTTATACACCTTGTAGACCAGGATCGTTGTCGAATTGGCCGGCCCGCCCTGGGTCACCGCATGGATGATGCCGAAGGTGTCAAAGAAGGCGTAGACCGCGTTGATCACCAGCAGGAAGAAGGTGGTGGGCGAGATCAGCGGAAAGATGTGATCGACAAAGCGGCGCACCGGCCCGGCCCCGTCAATCGCCGCCGCCTCGATCAGCGAGCGCGGGATCGACTGCATGGCGGCCAGATAGAACAGGAAGTTATAGGCGATCTGCTTCCACGCGGCGGCAAAGATCACCAGCGTCATCGCCTGGGTGCCGTTCAGATAATGGTTCCAGTCGATCCCGACCATGTCGAGCAGGAAGGGAAAGATGCCCAGCGTCGGGTTGAACATGAACACCCAAAGCGCCCCCGCCAGTACCGGTGCCACCGCGTAGGGCCAGATCATCAGGGTGCGATAAGTGGTTGCGCCGCGCACCACCCGGTCGGCGAAACCGGCGAGTATCAGCGCGCTGCCCATCGAAAGAACGGCGACCGCGGCCGAGAACAGGATCGTGCGGCCAAAGCTTTGCAGATACTGCGCATCCTCGATCAGCAGCTCGAAGTTCTCGAACCAGACGAATTCGGTCGACAGGCCGAATGCGTCTTCGATCAGGAACGACTGATAGACCGCCTGGCTGGCGGGCCAGATGAAAAAGACCAGCGTGATCAGGATCTGCGGCGCCACCAGCAGGTATGGCAGCAGAGAGCTGGGAAAATGGACACGTTTGAGCATCGGGTTCTCGTTGCCTCGGGGCCGGAAACGGCGGGGCATCCGGCGGGCAGATGCCGCCGGATGCCGGGTCTTGTTGGTTCAGATCAGTTGGCCGAACGTTCGAACTTGCGCAGCAGGGCGTTGCCGCGTTCGGTTGCCGCCGCCAGTGCCTGGGCCGCCGTCTTGTCGCCGGCCCAGAGCGCCTCGAGCTCTTCGTTGATCACGTCGCGGATCTGGACGAAGTTGCCGAACCGGATACCGCGCGAATTGGCGGTGGGGGTGTTCAGGCTCAGCTGCTGGATCGCGGTGTCGGTGCCCGGGTTGCTGTCATAGAAGCCCTGTTCCTTGGACAGTTCATAGGCAGCGGTGGTGATCGGAACATAGCCGGTCTCCTGATGCCACCAGGCCTGCACCTCGGGCGAGGACAGATAGGTCATGAACTTGGCAAGCCCCTTGTATTCCTCGGCCTCGTGCCCGGCCAGCGCCCAGAGCGTCGCGCCACCGATGATCGAGTTCTGCGGCGCATCCGCGACGGCGGAGTCCAGCGGCAGCATGGTCTGACCGAATTCGAACTGCGCCTGCCCCTTGATCGAGCCGTAATAGGCCGAAGAGTTCATCCACATGCCGCATTCGCCATTGGTGAACATCGGCAGGCTGTCGCCCCGGCGTCCGCCATATTTGAACAGGTTGCCCTCGCTCATCGCGGCGATATCGTCGAGGCGCGCGGTCACCTCGTCATTGTTGAAGCTGAGTTCGGTATCGAACCCGGCAAACCCGTTTTCCTTGGTCCCCATGGCGATGTTGTGCCAGGCCGAATAGTTCTCGATCATGACCCAGGACTGCCAGCCAAAGGAGAAGCCGCAGTCCATGCCGCTGTCGACCAGCGCCTTTGCGGCGGTCTTCATGTCGTCCCAGGTTTTCGGCACCTCGACACCGGCGGCCTTGAGCGCGTCGGCATTGTACCACAGAACCGGGGTCGAGCTGTTGAAGGGCATCGACAAAAGCTCGCCTTCGGAAGTCTGGTAATACGAGATCACGGCTGGCAGGTAGTCGGACTTGTCAAACGGCTCGCCCGCGTCGGACATCAGCTGCTCGACCGGATAGATCGCGCCTTTGGCGGCCATCATGGTGGCGGTGCCGACCTCGAACACCTGAACCAGATGCGGATGCTCCTTGGCGCGGAACGCGGCCACGGCGGCGGTCATGGTTTCGGTATAGTTGCCCTTGTAGGTCGGCACGACCTTGTACTCGGACTGGCTGGCGTTGAAATCGGCGGCGATCTTGTCGACGCGCTCGCCATTGGTGCCGCCCATCGCGTGCCACCACTGGATTTCGGTTTGCGCAAAGGCCATGCCGGTCGTCAGGACCAGCGCCGAGGCGCTCAGTGTCAGGAATTTACAAGTCATATCAACCTCCCGGGGTTCATGGACGGGCGGATGGTTGCGCAGGGGAAAAAATAACTCAAGCAAAAGTTTTATGAATGCAATCATAGCACAATGTTATATCGTGGCGGTAGATGGTGCTGTTGCTGCATGTGCGAAGAAGGGGGAAAGCCTTGAATTTCAAGCTGAGACAGTTGGAGGCCTTTCGCGCGGTGGCGCAGACAGGCTCGATCACACGTGCAGCGCAGCAATTGGGAATCTCGCAACCAGCCGCCAGCCGCCTGCTTGCCGATTTCTCGGCTTCGGTCGAGTTTCCACTGTTCGTACGCGAGGGGGGCAGCATGAGCCCGACCCCCGAATCGCGCTATATGCTGGCCGAGATCAACCGGGTGTTCGAGGGGCTCGCCCATCTGGAAGAGCTGCGTCACAATCTCAAGGACCGCACCGCCGGGCATCTGCGCATCGCCTGTCTGCCCGGTTTTGCCACCAGCCATCTGCCCAGGGTTCTGACCGCGTTCCTGAAGGACAGGCCCGGCGTGACCGTCACGCTTGAACCCGACAGGCCCGAGCGCATCCTGGAATGGATCGTCGGCCAGCAATATGACTGTGCCATTACCGACGGCTTCGCCGGCCATCCGGCAACCGAAAGTACCGATATCGCGATCCGCACCGTCTGCATCCTGCCTCCGGGGCATCCGTTGTCAGATCGACCCGAAATCACGCCGCACGATCTGCGCGGCGAGAAGATCATCCATTCCCGCCGCGACAGCCCGTTCTTTCGCCGCCTGGCGCAGGCCTTTACCGATAGCGAAGTGGAGTTGTCCTCGTGGATCGAGGTGCGCCAGTTCACCACCGCCTGCACCATCGTGGCCGAGGGGCAGGGGGCGGCGGTGCTGTCGGCGCTGGATGCGGAGCAGTATCGCGACCGCGGCCTGGTGATCCGGCCCTTTGTGCCCCGGATCGCCCATCGCCTGTCACTGCTGCGACCCGTTACCGGCAGCCTGTCGCCTCTGGTGCTGGATTTCCTGGAGGCGTTCACGGCCAGTCTGGCTCCGTTCATCGACCATGAGGAACGTCGGGCGAACCCGGTTGGCGCACGCTAGCTGCGCCAGCGGCCGCAGAGCGTTTGCGTTGTTTGGAAAATTTGCGGTTGAAGTGCTGGCTCTTTGGTGCAGGGCACCCGGGAGGTGGCTAAAGTTTTCACAATTTCAATGCATTGAGGGGAGATTTCAGTTTTTTCTATTTTTTGTATTTTTGTGCTTGCGACTCTTTTTGGTTGGGCCTAGAACCCCCTTCACCGGCGGCGCTGAGGTGCTGCTGACGGGCCGGAGAGACGGTCGGACACGCTGGAGAGACGGCGGCATTCGAGGGATGAGCGAGGCGGGCGCGCTGAGGGATTGGCGCATCGGTCTTGTTTTTGGCTCTGGGGCGCAGCGCTGTTTGACATTGCTGGATACTGAAGAGATATGTGGGCGGTTTGGTTCGTTTCGACGGATTGAAAGTCTGTATATCGCACTCTTAGGTTCGATGCCTGCGCTTTAGTAGCGTAGGCGGTAGCGCCGATGATGGAGTGTCAGCTTCACTGTTTGAGCGTGCAACGTTTCTTTTGGAACGATGTACATCAGACAGATGACTCTTGATGTTTGCCCTGGCCTAGCCGGGTTGGGGGAGCGACGTTGTTTGGGATGGTTTATCTGTCCTCAAGTAGCGGAGCGGTAGGACATCAAGGATGTGCAGAGGTTCGACTGTCATGGAAATGCTGGTAACGGCATTTTAACTTGAGAGTTTGATCCTGGCTCAGAACGAACGCTGGCGGCAGGCCTAACACATGCAAGTCGAGCGCGCCCTTCGGGGTGAGCGGCGGACGGGTTAGTAACGCGTGGGAACGTACCCTTTGGTAGGGAATAGCCACTGGAAACGGTGAGTAATACCCTATGAGCCCTTCGGGGGAAAGATTTATCGCCAAAGGATCGGCCCGCGTTAGATTAGGTAGTTGGTGGGGTAATGGCCTACCAAGCCTACGATCTATAGCTGGTTTTAGAGGATGATCAGCAACACTGGGACTGAGACACGGCCCAGACTCCTACGGGAGGCAGCAGTGGGGAATCTTGGACAATGGGGGCAACCCTGATCCAGCCATGCCGCGTGAGTGAAGAAGGCCTTAGGGTCGTAAAGCTCTTTCGCCTGTGAAGATAATGACGGTAGCAGGTAAAGAAACCCCGGCTAACTCCGTGCCAGCAGCCGCGGTAATACGGAGGGGGTTAGCGTTGTTCGGAATTACTGGGCGTAAAGCGCGCGTAGGCGGACCAGAAAGTTGGGGGTGAAATCCCGGGGCTCAACCCCGGAACTGCCTCCAAAACTCCTGGTCTTGAGTTCGAGAGAGGTGAGTGGAATTCCGAGTGTAGAGGTGAAATTCGTAGATATTCGGAGGAACACCAGTGGCGAAGGCGGCTCACTGGCTCGATACTGACGCTGAGGTGCGAAAGTGTGGGGAGCAAACAGGATTAGATACCCTGGTAGTCCACACCGTAAACGATGAATGCCAGTCGTCGGGTAGCATGCTGCTCGGTGACACACCTAACGGATTAAGCATTCCGCCTGGGGAGTACGGCCGCAAGGTTAAAACTCAAAGGAATTGACGGGGGCCCGCACAAGCGGTGGAGCATGTGGTTTAATTCGAAGCAACGCGCAGAACCTTACCAACCCTTGACATCCTCGGACCGTCCCAGAGATGGGTCTTTCACTTCGGTGACCGAGTGACAGGTGCTGCATGGCTGTCGTCAGCTCGTGTCGTGAGATGTTCGGTTAAGTCCGGCAACGAGCGCAACCCACACCCTTAGTTGCCAGCATTCAGTTGGGCACTCTAGGGGAACTGCCCGTGATAAGCGGGAGGAAGGTGTGGATGACGTCAAGTCCTCATGGCCCTTACGGGTTGGGCTACACACGTGCTACAATGGCAGTGACAATGGGTTAATCCCAAAAAACTGTCTCAGTTCGGATTGGGGTCTGCAACTCGACCCCATGAAGTCGGAATCGCTAGTAATCGCGTAACAGCATGACGCGGTGAATACGTTCCCGGGCCTTGTACACACCGCCCGTCACACCATGGGAGTTGGGTCTACCCGAAGACGGTGCGCCAACCTTTCGAGGAGGCAGCTGGCCACGGTAGGCTCAGCGACTGGGGTGAAGTCGTAACAAGGTAGCCGTAGGGGAACCTGCGGCTGGATCACCTCCTTTCTAAGGATGTATCTAGTTAGATTTGTTCGCAAATCTCGTGATACACTTAGCAGAAGATCAACAAACAAAGTTGATCAAACTCCGGACCGGACCGTCCTCATATCTCTTCAGGAACATATCAGGCCCATGACAATCTGGGGTCTGGCCCTCCGTCGTCGCTTGCAAGCAAACGACGTAATCGGGCAACGTCGATTTGCCCTGGGGCAAATCAACTGGGTCGGTAGCTCAGGTGGTTAGAGCGCACGCCTGATAAGCGTGAGGTCGGAGGTTCAAGTCCTCCTCGACCCACCAAGCCTTTTGCGGAGCAAAGGGCGTTGTCGCGGCAGTTGCTTTTGGTCACAAAAGCAATGAGAGCGACCTTTATGGGGCCTTAGCTCAGCTGGGAGAGCGCCTGATTTGCATTCAGGAGGTCAGGAGTTCGATCCTCCTAGGCTCCACCATATCCTCGATTTGACCGCCAAGCACTGTGTCAGTGTTTGGCCGTCCAATCGGACTGTGCTTCTACGGAAGCGTTGACATCGTTTAGAGAGAAATCAATCAACTCTGTTTGATCGCACCGCGTGAGGTGTCGATCTCAGCGGGTTCTGCTTTCGCCCCAAGTTGCCGCAAGGCGGTGGGGCATTTGCCCTCAAGTAGCCGCAAGGCGGTAGGGCAGGTGAAGAGAGCGGAAGGCGCGGGTTGGGTCTAGCCGGCTCGATCTGTTGTATCCCTGTTGAAACGAACAGAAGTTGTCCAAGTCAAGTACACTAACCCGGTGCGGTCCGCGAGGATACGCACCACTAAGTTCAGCCCTGACGGGCTGAGCGGGAAAAGTGACTTTTGGTTCAGAAGAAGGCCTGGTCGAACCAGCCCGGGCCGTGAGAGTTCAGTCTCTCTTTTTCTGGATCGAATCAAGCGCGAGAAGGGCGTTTGGTGGATGCCTTGGCAGCAAGAGGCGATGAAGGACGTGATACTCTGCGATAAGTCATGGGGAGCCGAGAATAGGCTTTGATCCATGAATCTCCGAATGGGGCAACCCACCTGACATTCTGTTATTGTTAGCCTTCGGGTTATCAATAACGGGGTGAAACAGGTACTTAAGACCTGAATACATAGGGTTTTAAGAGCAAACCCGGGGAACTGAAACATCTAAGTACCCGGAGGAAAGGAAATCAATTGATACTCCCCTAGTAGTGGCGAGCGAACGGGGATCAGCCGAGCCTTGAGAATGAGAAGAACATGTTGGGAAGCATGGCCATAGCGGGTGATAGCCCCGTATTCGAAGTTCGATGGGACGTATTAAGTAGGGCGGGACACGTGAAATCCTGTCTGAAGATCGGAGGACCACCTTCGAAGGCTAAGTACTCCTTGCTGACCGATAGCGAACCAGTACCGTGAGGGAAAGGTGAAAAGCACCCCGACGAGGGGAGTGAAACAGTACCTGAAACCGGACGCCTACAAGCAGTCGGAGGGACCTCGAGTCCTGACGGCGTACCTTTTGTATAATGGGTCATCGACTTGGTCTCACGAGCAAGCTTAAGCCGTTAGGTGTAGGCGCAGCGAAAGCGAGTCTTAATAGGGCGTCGAGTTCGTGGGATCAGACCCGAAACCGAGTGATCTAGGCATGGCCAGGTTGAAGGCAAGGTAACACTTGCTGGAGGACCGAACCCACATCCGTTGAAAAGGATCGGGATGAGCTGTGCCTAGGGGTGAAAGGCCAATCAAACTCGGAGATAGCTGGTTCTCCGCGAAATCTATTTAGGTAGAGCGTCATCCGAATACCCCGGGGGGTAGAGCACTGGATGGGTAATGGGGCCCCACAGGCTTACTGATCCTAACCAAACTCCGAATACCCGGGAGTACTAGATGGCAGACACACTGCGGGTGCTAACGCCCGTAGTGGAGAGGGAAACAACCCTGACCTCCAGCTAAGGCCCCCAATTCATGGCTAAGTGGGAAAGCAGGTGGGATGTCCAAAACAACCAGGAGGTTGGCTTAGAAGCAGCCATCCTTTAAAGATAGCGTAACAGCTCACTGGTCTAATCAAGACGTCCTGCGGCGAAGATGTAACGGGGCTCAAGCCATGAGCCGAAGCTGAGGATGCCGTAAGGCATGGTAGCGGAGCGTAGTGTGACATAGTCTCATGTCTCTTTAGCTCATTTGATCTCGACCAATCGCTGAGTGGGTGCAGGCAACTGCCCTCAAGTAGCGAAGCGGTAGGGCATCAAAAATGAGCGTCGGAGACGCGAGGCTTTCGATGAAGCCGGGGCGTGAGCCATCCGGTGGAGAGATCACTAGCGAGAATGATGACATGAGTAGCGACAAAGAGTGTGAGAGACACTCTCGCCGAAAGTCCAAGGGTTCCTGCTTAAAGCTAATCTGAGCAGGGTAAGCCGGCCCCTAAGCCGAGGCCGAAAGGCGTAGGCGATGGGAACTAGGTTAATATTCCTAGGCCAGGAGGATGTGACGGATCACGGATGTAGTTCAGCCTTATCGGATTGGCTGGGCTGCTGAGTGGTCCCTGGAAATAGCCCTCCATCAGACCGTACCCTAAACCGACACAGGTGGACTGGTAGAGAATACCAAGGCGCTTGAGAGAACGATGTTGAAGGAACTCGGCAAAATACCTCCGTAAGTTCGCGAGAAGGAGGCCCGGGTTCAAGGCAACTTGGATCCGGGGGCACAAACCAGGGGGTGGCGACTGTTTATTAAAAACACAGGGCTCTGCGAAGTCGCAAGACGACGTATAGGGTCTGACGCCTGCCCGGTGCCTGAAGGTTAAAAGGAGGGGTGCAAGCTCCGAATTGAAGCCCAGGTAAACGGCGGCCGTAACTATAACGGTCCTAAGGTAGCGAAATTCCTTGTCGGGTAAGTTCCGACCTGCACGAATGGCGTAACGACTTCCCCGCTGTCTCCAACATCGACTCAGCGAAATTGAATTGCCTGTCAAGATGCAGGCTTCCCGCGGTTAGACGGAAAGACCCCGTGCACCTTTACTACAGCTTCGCACTGGCATCAGGATTGTGATGTGCAGGATAGGTGGTAGGCTTTGAAGCAGGAACGCCAGTTCCCGTGGAGCCAACCTTGAGATACCACCCTTCGCACTCTTGATGTCTAACCGCGGTCCGTTATCCGGATCCGGGACCCTGCGTGGCGGGTAGTTTGACTGGGGCGGTCGCCTCCTAAAGCGTAACGGAGGCGCGCGAAGGTTGGCTCAGAGCGGTCGGAAATCGCTCGTTGAGTGCAATGGCAGAAGCCAGCCTGACTGCAAGACTGACAAGTCGAGCAGAGACGAAAGTCGGCCATAGTGATCCGGTGGTCCCGAGTGGAAGGGCCATCGCTCAACGGATAAAAGGTACGCCGGGGATAACAGGCTGATACTGCCCAAGAGTCCATATCGACGGCAGTGTTTGGCACCTCGATGTCGGCTCATCTCATCCTGGGGCTGGAGCAGGTCCCAAGGGTACGGCTGTTCGCCGTTTAAAGAGGTACGTGAGCTGGGTTTAGAACGTCGTGAGACAGTTCGGTCCCTATCTGCCGTGGGTGTAGGATACTTGAGAGGAGTTGCCCCTAGTACGAGAGGACCGGGGTGAACGATCCACTGGTGGACCTGTTGTTGCGCCAGCAGCAGTGCAGGGTAGCTATGATCGGACAGGATAACCGCTGAAGGCATCTAAGCGGGAAGCCCCCCTCAAAACAAGGTATCCCTGAGGGCCGTGGAAGACCACCACGTCAATAGGCCGGAGATGTAAGCGCAGCAATGCGTTCAGTTGACCGGTACTAATCGCCCGATAGGCTTGATCCGATCCAGTAACAGAAAGACTGATCAAATGGCCTCAAGTAGCGCTCCGCGCGCCAGGCCAAATCAAGAACCAAAAGCACCAACTCGACTTGGACAACACCCGATTGATACTCCCGCCCGGACAATACGGGTGGCAACGCGCTTTCCTCCGGAAAACGCTGCCTGCCACCCTCACTGTCCGCAAGGCGGACAGTGAGTATTTATTCGGTTTGGTGGTCATAGCGAGCGCAATACACCCGGTCCCTTCCCGAACCCGGAAGTTAAGTGCCTCCGCGCCAATGGTACTCGGGCTCAAGCCCCGGGAGAGTAGGTCACCGCCAAACCTAATAAATACTCAATCCTCTCTACAACGATCAAAAACTACTCAAAAAAACAAACAGCCAGAAACGCATACATGTCGCGTTGTCTTCTGCATTCGTGCGTGCCGCAGGCGCGCATCGGTACCTGCGTCAGGTAACAGTTGACCCAATGTCGTAAGCGTCAGGTTTCACCGGCCGCTTACTAATGTCTGGGTCAGGCGCGCTTTTCGCCGATACGCCCGATACCAAGCACATCAAGCACTTTGGCTTCGATCTGGGGGGCGTTCATGCCCGCAACGGCATACATGTCGGCCGGGCTGGATTGGTCGATGAAGATGTCCGGCAGCACCATAGAGCGGAATTTCAGCCCGTGGTCGAACACGCCCTCATCCGCCAGAAGCTGCGCCACATGGCTGCCGAAGCCGCCCACGGCGCCTTCCTCGATGGTGATCAGCGCCTCGTGGTCGTGAGCCAGGTTCAGGATCAGGTCGCGGTCGAGCGGTTTTGCAAAACGGGCGTCGGCGATGGTGGGGGTAATGCCACGGGCGGCCAGCGCCTCGGCGGCCTTTTGCACCTCGGTCAACCGGGTGCCGAAGGAGAGGAGCGCGACGCGAGCGCCCTTCTGGATCATCCGGCCCTTGCCGATTTCCAGAACCTTGCCCAGTTCGGGCATTTCGACCCCCACGCCCTCGCCGCGCGGATAGCGGAAGGCGATCGGACCGTCATCATGCGCGGCGGCGGTGGCGACCATGTGCACCAGTTCGGCCTCGTCGGCGGCGGCCATGACCACCATGCCGGGCAGGTTGGCGAGGTAGGCAATGTCGAAACTGCCCGCATGGGTGGCGCCGTCGGCGCCGACCAGACCGGCGCGGTCGATGGCGAAACGGACCGGCAGGCGCTGGATTGCCACGTCATGCACGACCTGATCGTAGCCGCGTTGCAGGAAGGTCGAATACATCGCGCAGAAGGGTTTCAGCCCGCCCGCAGCCAGCGCGGCGGAGAAGGTCACGCCATGCTGTTCGGCGATGCCCACATCGAAACAGCGCGAGGGGTAGCGTTCGGCAAAGAGGTTCAGCCCGGTGCCATCAGGCATCGCGGCGGTGACGGCGACGATCTTGTCGTCGCGGGCGGCCTGATCGACCAGCGCCTTGCCAAAGACCGCAGTGTAGGAGGGCGCGTTCGAGGGGGCCTTTTTCTGCTCGCCCGTGACCACGTCGAATTTGGCGGTGGCATGGCCGCGGTCGCGCGCGCGTTCGGCAGGGGCATAGCCCTTGCCCTTTTTCGTCAGCACATGCAGCAGGATCGGGCCGGTGGCGCGAGCCTTGACGGTGCGCAGGACCGGCAGAAGTTGGCCCATGTCATGCCCGTCGATGGGGCCGATATAGGAAAAACCCAGCTCCTCGAACAATGTGCCGCCGACGGCCATGCCCTTGAGCATTTCCTTGGCGCGCTTGGCACCTTCGCGGAAGGGTTCGGGCAGGAGCGAGACCGCGCCCTTGGCGGCGGCTTTCAGCTCCTGAAACGGTTCTTCGGCATAGAGGCGAGAGAGATAGTTCGACAGCGCGCCGACCGGTGGGGCGATCGACATCTCGTTGTCGTTCAGGATGACGATCAGGCGCTTTTTCAGGTGACCCGCGTTGTTCATCGCCTCAAACGCCATGCCGGCCGACATCGAGCCGTCGCCGATCACGGCGATGGCGTCGCCCAACCCTTCGGGCGTCACCCCGCCCAGATCGCGGGCGACGGCGAACCCGAGTGCTGCACTGATCGAGGTGGAGCTATGGGCGGCGCCGAACGGGTCATAGGGCGACTCGGAGCGCTTGGTGAAGCCCGACAGACCGTCCTTCATCCGCAGGGTGCGGATGCGGTCGCGGCGTTCGGTCAGGATCTTGTGCGGATAGCATTGGTGGCCGA
The window above is part of the Ruegeria pomeroyi DSS-3 genome. Proteins encoded here:
- the ugpE gene encoding sn-glycerol-3-phosphate ABC transporter permease UgpE; the protein is MVENRPILNVITHLVLILGIVIVALPIWITFVAATHDAVRMTQAPIPMLPGTHFWENFTQTLFGSGLSGTETAPVWRMLLNSLAMAMMIALGKIAISLISAFAIVYFKFPFRMFFFWLIFVTLMLPVEVRILPTFEVVADLGMLNSYWGLSIPLIASATATFMFRQVFLTIPDEMLESARIDGAGPLRFFWDILIPLSRTNIAALFVILFIYGWNQYLWPLLITTDTDMTTIVMSIKQMLEAAEQSPQWNIIMMTALLAMLPPVFVVVAMQKLFVQGLTETDK
- the ugpA gene encoding sn-glycerol-3-phosphate ABC transporter permease UgpA, with amino-acid sequence MLKRVHFPSSLLPYLLVAPQILITLVFFIWPASQAVYQSFLIEDAFGLSTEFVWFENFELLIEDAQYLQSFGRTILFSAAVAVLSMGSALILAGFADRVVRGATTYRTLMIWPYAVAPVLAGALWVFMFNPTLGIFPFLLDMVGIDWNHYLNGTQAMTLVIFAAAWKQIAYNFLFYLAAMQSIPRSLIEAAAIDGAGPVRRFVDHIFPLISPTTFFLLVINAVYAFFDTFGIIHAVTQGGPANSTTILVYKVYNDGFVGLDLGGSAAQSVILMILVIAMTVVQFRFIERKVEY
- the ugpB gene encoding sn-glycerol-3-phosphate ABC transporter substrate-binding protein UgpB; this encodes MTCKFLTLSASALVLTTGMAFAQTEIQWWHAMGGTNGERVDKIAADFNASQSEYKVVPTYKGNYTETMTAAVAAFRAKEHPHLVQVFEVGTATMMAAKGAIYPVEQLMSDAGEPFDKSDYLPAVISYYQTSEGELLSMPFNSSTPVLWYNADALKAAGVEVPKTWDDMKTAAKALVDSGMDCGFSFGWQSWVMIENYSAWHNIAMGTKENGFAGFDTELSFNNDEVTARLDDIAAMSEGNLFKYGGRRGDSLPMFTNGECGMWMNSSAYYGSIKGQAQFEFGQTMLPLDSAVADAPQNSIIGGATLWALAGHEAEEYKGLAKFMTYLSSPEVQAWWHQETGYVPITTAAYELSKEQGFYDSNPGTDTAIQQLSLNTPTANSRGIRFGNFVQIRDVINEELEALWAGDKTAAQALAAATERGNALLRKFERSAN
- a CDS encoding LysR substrate-binding domain-containing protein; translation: MNFKLRQLEAFRAVAQTGSITRAAQQLGISQPAASRLLADFSASVEFPLFVREGGSMSPTPESRYMLAEINRVFEGLAHLEELRHNLKDRTAGHLRIACLPGFATSHLPRVLTAFLKDRPGVTVTLEPDRPERILEWIVGQQYDCAITDGFAGHPATESTDIAIRTVCILPPGHPLSDRPEITPHDLRGEKIIHSRRDSPFFRRLAQAFTDSEVELSSWIEVRQFTTACTIVAEGQGAAVLSALDAEQYRDRGLVIRPFVPRIAHRLSLLRPVTGSLSPLVLDFLEAFTASLAPFIDHEERRANPVGAR
- the dxs gene encoding 1-deoxy-D-xylulose-5-phosphate synthase, whose product is MSDRPHTPLLDQVTRPADLKRFSDAQLTQLAGELRAETVSAVSVTGGHLGAGLGVVELTVALHAVFDTPRDKVIWDVGHQCYPHKILTERRDRIRTLRMKDGLSGFTKRSESPYDPFGAAHSSTSISAALGFAVARDLGGVTPEGLGDAIAVIGDGSMSAGMAFEAMNNAGHLKKRLIVILNDNEMSIAPPVGALSNYLSRLYAEEPFQELKAAAKGAVSLLPEPFREGAKRAKEMLKGMAVGGTLFEELGFSYIGPIDGHDMGQLLPVLRTVKARATGPILLHVLTKKGKGYAPAERARDRGHATAKFDVVTGEQKKAPSNAPSYTAVFGKALVDQAARDDKIVAVTAAMPDGTGLNLFAERYPSRCFDVGIAEQHGVTFSAALAAGGLKPFCAMYSTFLQRGYDQVVHDVAIQRLPVRFAIDRAGLVGADGATHAGSFDIAYLANLPGMVVMAAADEAELVHMVATAAAHDDGPIAFRYPRGEGVGVEMPELGKVLEIGKGRMIQKGARVALLSFGTRLTEVQKAAEALAARGITPTIADARFAKPLDRDLILNLAHDHEALITIEEGAVGGFGSHVAQLLADEGVFDHGLKFRSMVLPDIFIDQSSPADMYAVAGMNAPQIEAKVLDVLGIGRIGEKRA